The following proteins are co-located in the Apium graveolens cultivar Ventura chromosome 5, ASM990537v1, whole genome shotgun sequence genome:
- the LOC141725145 gene encoding eukaryotic translation initiation factor 4B2-like, translating to MSKTWGKLGAWAADAEQAELEEKQQAEALAASAAQSYPSLKETVHSGSGRNKKKNKMTLQQFTQSTGSGRVGLTPDEMMMLPKGPQSGQDGFLQSGRFNSYGRSSGPQRDDRRSYGGGFEDDGRRGPPQLRASEYDQPSRADGVDYWAMSKKPVMNSFDRGSRNEGFSRGSGNEGVSRADEVGNWGMGKKPMNVFDGGNRSASRYGSLGSGGGNDGASRADEVDNWAVGKKQQVSGPVRRGGSGGSGSEERTRMVFDKPRSAGVVNESSASKGGGNRPNPFGAARPREEVLSEKGLDWRKVDMEIEAKKSSSRPSSGQSSRPGSAQSEHIEGGPALPQGVMKPKVNPFGDAKPREVLLEEKGLDWKKIDLDFERRRVDRPDTEVELSLKAEIDHLKRDLEKGSASNVNRDSQQASGQEQTSVRDRLLQIEKELEQITRELDDKVRFNQKPVERPGSGSGRSSASFERPPSRSGSFEDSRNTEFMQRPRSRGTGDAWPRQRDDRRGFQVGRERGFLGSRNVDRSSERW from the exons ATGTCGAAAACATGGGGAAAACTCGGGGCTTGGGCGGCTGATGCAGAGCAAGCCGAGCTGGAAGAGAAGCAACAAGCCGAAGCTTTAGCCGCCTCAGCCGCTCAGAGCTATCCTTCGTTGAAAGAAACTGTTCATTCCGGGTCGGGTCGGAATAAGAAGAAGAATAAGATGACTTTACAGCAGTTTACTCAATCCACCGGGTCGGGTCGGGTTGGTTTAACTCCTGATGAAATGATGATGCTTCCTAAAGGTCCTCAATCGGGTCAGGATGGGTTTCTTCAGTCGGGTCGGTTTAATTCGTACGGACGGAGTAGTGGGCCCCAGAGAGATGATCGTAGATCGTATGGTGGTGGATTTGAGGATGATGGTAGGAGAGGGCCCCCACAACTTAGGGCTTCCGAGTATGATCAGCCTTCTAGGGCTGACGGAGTTGATTATTGGGCAATGTCGAAGAAGCCGGTGATGAATTCTTTTGATCGGGGGAGTCGCAATGAAGGGTTTTCGAGGGGGAGTGGAAATGAAGGGGTTTCGAGGGCGGATGAGGTTGGGAACTGGGGAATGGGGAAGAAACCCATGAATGTGTTTGATGGGGGGAATAGGAGTGCTAGTAGGTATGGTTCGTTGGGTTCGGGTGGCGGAAATGATGGGGCTTCGAGGGCTGATGAGGTGGATAATTGGGCTGTTGGGAAGAAACAGCAGGTTTCTGGACCTGTTCGACGTGGAGGATCTGGAGGGTCTGGTAGTGAGGAACGGACCAGAATGGTATTTGATAAACCGAGGAGTGCTGGTGTTGTGAATGAGAGTAGTGCAAGTAAGGGAGGGGGGAATAGACCGAATCCATTTGGAGCGGCTAGGCCTAGGGAAGAAGTGTTGTCTGAGAAGGGACTGGATTGGAGAAAAGTAGATATGGAAATTGAAGCCAAGAAAAGTAGTAGTAGACCGAGTAGCGGACAATCTAGTAGGCCTGGTAGTGCACAGTCTGAGCATATTGAGGGAGGTCCAGCATTGCCACAGGGAGTGATGAAGCCGAAAGTGAACCCATTTGGCGATGCCAAGCCTAGGGAGGTTTTACTTGAAGAGAAAGGGTTGGattggaagaagattgatttgGACTTCGAACGACGTCGTGTAGACAG GCCTGACACAGAGGTAGAATTGAGTTTGAAAGCTGAAATAGACCATCTGAAAAGGGATCTTGAAAAAGGTTCTGCTTCAAATGTTAACAGGGATTCTCAGCAAGCATCTGGCCAAGAGCAAACAAGTGTGCGTGATAGGCTCCTTCAGATAGAGAAGGAGTTGGAGCAGATTACTCGTGAACTGGATGACAAAGTTCGGTTTAATCAGAAGCCTGTAGAAAGGCCGGGGTCTGGATCAGGGAGGAGTTCTGCCAGTTTTGAGAGACCACCTTCTCGTTCGGGATCATTTGAAGACTCCAGAAACACAGAATTTATGCAGAGGCCTCGCTCACGTGGAACTGGAGATGCGTGGCCAAGGCAGCGAGATGATAGACGAGGGTTTCAAGTTGggagagaaagaggatttttggGTAGTAGAAATGTTGACAG GTCAAGCGAGAGATGGTGA